The DNA sequence ACGCCTCCTTGGCCTCCTCGTCTCCCTTGACGTGTCGGGGGCGTGGTTTCTGGGGCGAGAACCCAGCAGCACGCATGAATTCGTAGGTTCGGCTGAGGTAGACGTCTTTGCCGAATTCTTGCTTGATCCAGGCCTGTACCTGCTTGCCTTCCCACACGATGCCTTGCTCGAAATCCTGGTGGATCCGGGCCGCCAGACGTTGCTGTTCTTCCGGAGTGAAGAGGGTCGGGGCACCGCGGTTCGTCTGTCGCCCGTCTCGTAACGCGGCGAGGCCCAGTTCCCGATACCGCCCGAGGAGGTGGTAGGCCGTGACGCGGCTATAGCGACTCAACGACAGCACCTCCTTGAGGGGGCGCTGCTCTGCGAGCAGCGCGAAGAACTGGGCCCGGCGACGTTCCACCGCGCAGGTACTGGCTTGAAAGATGCCCCAAAATTCTTCGGCGGAATGTTGGAGGGGTTGAGTAAAGGCGGACTGTTTGATCCCTCTATTGTAAATGATCTATTCGGAGTCCGTATAAGGATTCCGGATCATCCATCATGAAATCATGGGCTCAACCCACACAAGTATTCAAAGGAACGACGGGGCCGCTGGCTCAGTCGCTCGACGCGCAGCGCCCTCTGTTTTTCCCTTTACCCCTGTTGCGCAGCGCGCCGTCAAGAGCGCTGAGCTTGGCCCGCAAGTCAAGGTTCGCGTATCCCTGGTTAGATGTCGTGCAGGTCGCCAGCGAAGCCCATGATGACAAAGGTGCATCTTCTCGCACAGGAGGTGTCTTCCTCCGAAGTGAGATCTGTCAGGATGCGGTCCATGGCTGCCTGCGCCCGCCGGTACTGCTCGGGTGTGATCTGGAGGGTGCGCATGCGCATGGCTGGAGCGTATGGCCCCTCGGGAGTCTGGGGTTGGGCCTCACCCTGGTCAGCCTGCGGCTGACCATCAAGCTGCACGATGAGATGTGAGCCGTCGCCAGCGAGGGTGTCTGCCGCATTCCGCGTCTGCCACTCCAGGATGGCGTGTGCATAGGCGGTCGTGATGTCTCGCATGGCAGGTTCAATCAGCGTGAGAGGCTCATCCAGCTGGACGAGGGCGCGTGGAACGTGGAACGTCTGGGCAGTCACCTGGTACAGGACGCGTTTTCCTTGACGTCCAGCGACGCGCAGAAGACCCGCCTCCGTGAGTTTGCGGACGTGGTACGCAACCCGGTTGGCGGGTTCTGCCAGGGCATGCGCCGCCTGGCTGGAGGTGCTTGGTTCCATAAACTTCTCCAACAGGCGTGCGCCATAGGCGAAGTCCAGCAGGGCTTCGGCCTGTGCGAGCGTCTTCACCTGGAACGGGGTGGGGGAGGGAGCAGTCATACCTGAATTATGCAATCTTCAAAGTTCAATTGAAGTCTGAACTTTGAGTCTTTTGTAGAGAAACAGCCGCAGCAGAGGACCCGGCCGATCTATCTCGCCCAGATGGGAGGTGGGCCATGCGCCCTGTCTTGCCCGGCCGTGGCTTGATCGGGATTCCGGTTCAGCCGTGATGGGATAACGGGTCAAGCTGCGCGGACGTGCATCTGGCGCAGTGAAGCGAGCAGGAACAACGGTGACGCAGAGGTGTGGAATTACCAGAGCGGATATAGGGGATGATCCCCGCACCGTGTGAGACGGTCGGCAACAGTTTTAGAGCAGGATATTCAGCTGCTGAAGTCAGAGGAGGGGCCAGCAGCCCGTGGTAAAGTTTTCAAAAATACAGGTTTTAACTGAATTTTGAATTCTCCATACTCCGTGCATGACCACCGCCTACGCTCCACTGCGGCAGATGCACGTCACCCCACAACCTGAGGTGCCCTTGAGCCTCACGTACGACGCACGTCAGCATGCCGCCCGACTGAAAGAAGCCGCGGCCCACCGGCTCTTGCGGGAATACCGCCCCTTGTCGCGGTGGTCTCGCCTCATCGTCTGGTCACCTTCGCAGTTCACCCTGCGCCTCTGCGGAGCGGTTTTGAAGTAGGCCTTTTTGGCTTCTGTCCGCGCTTTCCGGCCTCCTCCGGCTGTCAGCCTCTTTCAACACGGTCTCCCGAGCGGTCGCGGTGGTCCCGCGTACCCAGGGCTCTGCCGCTTCCTTCTCCGGAAGTCGCAGGGGGACGTCACGGGCCAAAGACGTACCGATCGCTTTATTCATTCCCATTCCCCGAACACCTATGGAGGCACCATGCAGACCTTGACTGTTTCACCCACCGCCACGCCCGCAGTTCGCAATACGTGGCGCCGCTTCTCGCTCCTGCGCATCCTGCTGGGTGCCCTGACCGTCACCCTTCCTGTCGTTCTGACCATGTTCCTCGCCCAGCACTTCATTCCCCAGCCCTTGCGTGCTTCCTGGCCATCTCTCCTGGCAGCCTTGCTCTGCGTCGCCGGGTACCGCCTCTATATGCGCTGGGCTGAGCAACGTCCCATGCACGCTTTCTCCAGAGCGTACGCAGGCCCCGAGGTAGGCGCGGGGGCTCTGGTCGGCGGCGGCCTGTTCCTCACCGTCATGGGGATACTGACGGCCGCTGGGGCATATCAGATTACGGGAAATAGTGGTGTGACCGCGATGCTCGCCCCCCTGTCTGGCATGGTCCTGGTGGCACTGTTTGAGGAGATCTTGTTCCGCGGCGTCCTCTTCCGGAATCTCGAGCGGGCGCTCGGCAGTTGGGCGGCGCTCCCCGTTTCGGCCCTCCTGTTTGGACTGGCCCACCTTCCTAACGCCCATGCCGGACCCGTCGCGATCGCTGCAACCATCGTTGCTGGCTTGACGTTCAGCGCGGCGTACATGGTCACGCGGCGCCTGTGGCTGGCTGTCGGGATGCACTTCGCCTGGAATACCATGTCTGACGCCATCTTCTCGGTGCCCACCTCGGGTCATCCAGCCAGGGGGTTCTTGCAGGGCCACCTCAGCGGTCCTGATTGGCTGTCCGGCGGGGCATACGGCGTTGAGGCGTCCGTAGTCACCCTGGTGGTGTTTGCGATGGCCAGCGTAGCGTTGCTGGTTGTGGCGTACCGGCGCGGACAGTTCGTGACCAACGCTGCTCTTCTCGAGCGGGAACAGTCATGAAGGCGGGTGAGGCAACGCGCCTCCTTGCCTGCACTGCCCGACAAAGCCCTTTTTCAGTACAGAGACCAGTACTCTGGCGAATTCGCCAGAGTACTGAAGTTTTATTTGCATAAGGCTCTTCCTTTTCCTTTACTTAAGACGACATGGCTGTTGGACATAAAATTCACTCTCGTGCTTAACAGCAACGATTGATGACCAAATCTTCGTAAAAATTCATTCCTACTCGTGAATAATTTTAAGCCAGCACCAACACAAGTGATTGTATAAAGTCTTGAGGGCGAAGGTTTTTTGCCTGTGCCCCAGTCAACTATCTTTGAACTTTTACCCTCTTGATTTACATACCGATGAGGATGCTGTACATATCGGGGAAAGGCCAGTGTTTTTCATCACGCCCAAAGTCAATCACGCCACACGCATTTTTGACGGCATGGCGGAGAGTCTCACTAGGTCCTTCAGGTCAAACGCCAGAAATGCTTTTTTGCTCATTACCCTGATGGCCAGACTGGGTGACTGCAGGACCGCTTTTCTGGCAATTCCCCATTGGGTCACAAGAGATTGGGGTGGCACACAAACGTCAAGCACCACAGCAGATGCAGACCCATGACGATATCAATAAGCGCTCGGGGTACGTGGGGGATGGCCCTATGGCTGAAGTGGAAGGAGAGCTCTGACTGCGTCCTGGGATGTAGAGAAGGTCTTTCCGCCTCACTGCTGCATTCTGCAGGTGAAGTGACGTCACTCCTGAATCAACTGCAAACCCGAGTGCCCTGTGTCAGCTCTCGTCGTCTCCCACAAGCAAGCCCGGTAACACCACGCGTAACCCTCCTTATCAGGGCCACCCCCGTCGTGAAGGGGTACGGAAACGATGCGTGTCGTCCTCATTGGCCACGCTCTCCACACAATGCTGCTTGATCAACGTCGCTGCCAGCTCAATATGATGCAAGGTCATGGTCAGCTCCAGACAGAGAGGTGTTGGTCAACCGGGCCCTCAACCGCTCCCCAACAGCGACGGGACTGATCGGGTCGTGCTCCCCCAAAGCAGGAGGGTCGGCGCGACGATGAGCGGAAGTTGCGCCGACAAGTCCTTATTCACCGTGCTTATTCACGGCGCCGCGTCTGGATACGTGCGGTAGTACGCCGACGGCCAAGCTCAACCGCCGAGATGGGCCACAGGCACACCGCCCGAGGTTGCGGGCAGCACGGGCCGTTTGACCTTCATGAGGCCGCCAGCGCCACTTTGAGTGCCGCGAACCCGCCCATGGACTGGGCTGTTGACCAGTTGCGTCATGTGACGCAGCACCACCGTAGCGGGCTCCTCCATAGCGCGCACATCCGGATGTGCCGGCTTATTCCCGAGTCCGGGTCAGGTTAGGAGCACATGGTCCGAGTGGACCCGTTCAGCCACTGCTTTCCAGAATGCGGCGCGGTCCGCTGCACCCGGAAGAAACGAGCTTGGCGTCACCGTCCCCAACATGCCCAAGCGCCTGCTGAGGAGACTTTCGCATCCCCCAGGCAGCGTCCTTTAAGACGGACAGTCCTACGGTTTGGAGATTATCCGTTCCGTCCCCTGGGCTCCGGTGATTCCACGCCTCTGTGTCACCGGTTTTCCTGCCCCCTCTGCGGCGCAGCGTTGCACGTCCGCTCGGGCTGGCCCGTAATTTCATGATGGATGAACCGGAACCCGTATCAGAGCCAGCCATCTCCTGGGAATCTCCATGCGGATCATTCCCGTTCATCGGTCGTTCACGGCCACTTTCCTACTCTTCTCTCAGGCAGAAGGGAAGGCAGCACACCGCCACAACCCCAAGGGGAGAACACTTCCGCCATTCCAACTTCCACGCCACGCCCCTCCACCTTCAAATCACCCCAGGAGAACACCATGAACACCAAGACCAGACTGCTGATCGGTACCCTCGCAACGAGCGTTGCCCTCTCCCTCTCCGCTTCCGCCGCCGTCCTCCCCGTTCGCGGAGACGACCTCGCCGGAAACGAACGCTACTTGACCTTCGTCCACACGGGCGGTGTTCAGGCCGAAGGCAAAGACATCGGCGCTCGGCGGTACATCACCGATACCCAGTGGTCTGCCTTCAAACCTGACGCCACCAACCCCAAGGACCTCAACAGCTGGGTGGTCTACGGCAAACCCTTTTACGCCATGGCCTCCGGAACCGTCGTGGCCTGCTGGAGAAACGCTCCCGAGAACATCCCCGGCAGCCTGCACCCGCAGTACAAGCCCGGCTTCAAGTTCGCCGGCGGAGGCAACCACCTCTGGATCCTGCAGGACGACGGTACGTACGCCCTGTACGCACATGCACAACCCGGTAGCATTCCCGCAAATATCTGCCCCCACAACGCCCCCTTGTTCACGGGAAACAGCGGGAAAGGTGGAAGCCCCGACATCGAGCCTGAGGCACGGGTGACCAACGGCGCGCGGATCAGCGCGGGGCAGTTCCTGGGTCGTGTGGGCAACTCGGGTTCATCTGAAAGTGGCCCGCACCTGCACGTTCATATGGAGAAGGGCGGCAAGCCCGTGCCCATGGCCTTCGATCGCGGGCTCACCACCCCCTTTACAGGAGGCAAAGTGAGCTTGAATGGGCCTTGGACGCCACTGGCCGGGAATGCACTGCCGGAATCGTCCATTCTGATCTGGCCTGCACGCCCGGCAGGGAACCTGACGTTCAACGGGATCAAAGGTGAGGACTACCAGCGTCTGGCGGAGCACTTGGCAGATTCAGGCATGATGCCGAACCTGATCACTTGTACATCGAACGGAGCAACGTACAACTCCACCTGGGTGCCCAAGCAAGGTGATTTTGCGACGTATCACGGGATGACGGCCACGGTGGCGGCGGAACGTCACGCCGCCCTGACGCAGCAAGGTTTCAAGCGGACCTCCTCGTATACCTGTGGGAGCGTGACCGTCGCGGTCTGGCGCAAGTAAAGCCTCCAGAGCTTGACAAGAAAAAGCAAGGTGAAGCCTCCACGGATGGGACATAGCGTGGGGGCTTCACCTTGCTTTTTCAGGGACCTTCTTCAGCTGCGTTCAGAGCCCTGGCGCAGTTGTCCGACTGGGGCGCCGCGCGTGGAAGGGCACCCCTCACGGCGCCCCAGTCTCCCCATGCGCCTTCAAGTTCACCCGCCGGACCCGGTCAGAAAAAAGTCTCCTTTTTGACAAATGCTCTAAGGACGTTGAGCAAACCCAGCACCATCGCTTCCCCATTTCGCCTTCAATCAGGCAGAGGCAGCCATCCGCAATTCGCCTCGCCCCACAGGAGTGCCTATGAACTTGACGTCCTTGCTCTCCGACATTGCCCTCGTTCTCCTCTGCGCCAGCCTCAGCGCCACCCTCGCGGTCACCGGGTATAGCCTCCAGGACCCCCACGTTCGCTCCCCCTGGGTCCTCATCCTCATCCTCATTGCCCTCCTCAGCGCTGCAGGCTTCATTGCCCTTAACCAGAGCGCGTACACCTCTCCTCTCATACTCCCCCTGGCTGCACTCCTGCGCACTGCTCCCCTCCTCGCCGTGAGTGTTCTTGCCAGCCTGGCCTGCCTGATTGTCGCCGCCGTGCGCGCCCGCCACTGACACGCCCGCACCGCTCGGCCTGCCCAGGACGACCTCCTCATTCCTTTGGCGGACGTGGGCCGTACGGGTTGTCCGTACACGCCGTTTATCCCCCCAGAGAACCCACCGGGTGAAGTCGGCAGGCCCCTGCCAGAGACCTGCCTGACCAGAGGCGATTCATCCGGGCTGCAGCACCTGGAGAGCGGTGTTCCCCGTTTCCCGGTGTGCTGCGGGGACGCAACCCTCACTCCGGCTCCTGCTCAACGTGCGCCCCCTGGAACCCCCCGCATTACCCTGAAGCCGTGCTCAAAGGCGAGGTGACCAGCGCCTGTGGAGCGGGGGAGACAGCGTCCCCCCCGCACGGACCCGCTTCATCACGCCGCGCACCCAGGGGGGCGCTTGCCGCCGTTCAGCAGCTGGGCCAGGGCCGCGTCTGGGACCGACGCCGCAATGGAGCGGGTCCGGCACCCGAGTTCGGCCAGGACCTGCTCCGCGCGAGGTGCGGTTTCTCCACCCCGGCCTCACACAGCCTGAGGAGGCCCCGGCCGCCGCGACAGCGGGAGCCGCAACCGGGTCAGGAGCGGAGAGCGCAGAGGGGAGGCAGGGTCCGTCATAGGCAGGGCAAAGGTGAAGCCAGCATACTCTGACGCGGCTGGGCACCACCGGCGCAGGACGGAGGGCGTGCTGGGTTCCTCCCTCACCGTTTTGAGAAGGTCGGACGCCCTCCCTGTGGTGCATGATTGAACCTATGGACATGCCCCTGACTTCCCAGGCGGACGTTCCCACCCCCGCGATGCTGCAAAATCCTCACGAGATTTATTCGTGACATCGTGGTGGTCTTTGATCCTCACGGCGGGTTGATTTACGCCAGTCCATCCACCCAGCAGCTTGGTTACGCCTGCGCACCGTCCGCGCCTCCTGTTCGCGCCTTTGACCTGATCCACCCGGACGACCGTCCCCTCGTTGAAAAAGCCCTGCGTCACGCATCATCGTTCGGAGAAGCCAGCGTCCTCAGCCCCCACCGGGTCCGGCATGCCGACGGGTCATGGCGCTGGCTGGAAGGGACGCTGGTCAATCTGCTTGATGACTTTGACGTGCGCGGATACATGCTCATTGCCCGGGACGTGACGCTCATTCGGCAGAGTCAGGAAGCCCTGGCACAACACAGTCAGGAGAAAGCTGTCCTCCTCGAAAGCATCACGGACGCCTTCTACTCCCTGGATTCCTCCTGGCGCTTCACCTACGTGAATGACCGCGCTGCCACGCTGCTCGCTCGGCCCGCGCAGGAGTTGCTCGGGCAAGTCAAATGGACGGTCTTTCCGGAATCTGTCGGCACCGATATTGAAGAGCGGTACCGTGAAGCGGTTCAGACGCAGCGACCTTTCTCGTTTGAGACCTGGTATCCCCCATTACAGGTGTGGGGGGAGATTAACCTGTACCCCTCAGCGCAGGGATTATCGGTCGTGATTCAGGACATCACTGCTCGAAAGGTCCACGAGCAGCTGGAACGCGACCGGCTTCGCATCCTGCAAATGACGGTGGAAGGTGCGCCGCTCCCAGATATTCTGACGGAGGTTTCGCTCATGGTTGAGCGGCAGCGTCCGGGTACCCTGTGCTCGGTCCTGCTCCTCCGGGACGGACGCTTATACACGGGCGCCAGTCCAACCCTTCCCCCGGTATTCACGCAAGCCGTGGAGGGTCTGCGGGTCGGTTTGAACAGTGGTGTCTGCGGAACCGCAGCGTTCACCCGGCAACTCGTGGTGATTGATGACGTTGCCACGCATCCGGCCACGCAAAACTTCCGCGCCCTTGCGGCCCTGTGTGGCCTCCATTCCTGTGCCTCCCTGCCCATTCTCGACGGCGCGGGTGAAGTGCTGGGAACCTTTGCGCTCTACGCGCGCCAACCGAAGCAGATCCAGGCCAAAGACATTGAGCTTATGGAAAAAGCCCGCCACTTGACGGCTCTTGCCATTGAGCAGCGCCGACTTCACCAGCAGCTCACGCATCAGGCGCAGCACGACCCGCTCACGCAGCTCCCGAACCGGGCGTTGGCGGCAGAGTACCTCGACCACGCCCTACGGCAAGCGGAAGACGGGGGGGGAGACGTGGCGCTGCTGTTCGTCGACATCGATGATTTCAAA is a window from the Deinococcus hopiensis KR-140 genome containing:
- a CDS encoding winged helix-turn-helix domain-containing protein, whose protein sequence is MERRRAQFFALLAEQRPLKEVLSLSRYSRVTAYHLLGRYRELGLAALRDGRQTNRGAPTLFTPEEQQRLAARIHQDFEQGIVWEGKQVQAWIKQEFGKDVYLSRTYEFMRAAGFSPQKPRPRHVKGDEEAKEAFRTKREWRSSAVRSFSTHAFLCGQWTNIVWACNPFSVPSGHQPGSH
- a CDS encoding sensor domain-containing protein; translated protein: MVVFDPHGGLIYASPSTQQLGYACAPSAPPVRAFDLIHPDDRPLVEKALRHASSFGEASVLSPHRVRHADGSWRWLEGTLVNLLDDFDVRGYMLIARDVTLIRQSQEALAQHSQEKAVLLESITDAFYSLDSSWRFTYVNDRAATLLARPAQELLGQVKWTVFPESVGTDIEERYREAVQTQRPFSFETWYPPLQVWGEINLYPSAQGLSVVIQDITARKVHEQLERDRLRILQMTVEGAPLPDILTEVSLMVERQRPGTLCSVLLLRDGRLYTGASPTLPPVFTQAVEGLRVGLNSGVCGTAAFTRQLVVIDDVATHPATQNFRALAALCGLHSCASLPILDGAGEVLGTFALYARQPKQIQAKDIELMEKARHLTALAIEQRRLHQQLTHQAQHDPLTQLPNRALAAEYLDHALRQAEDGGGDVALLFVDIDDFKAINDTLGHTVGDDVLIEVARRLSTCCREGDLLARAGGDEFSLVLPGTPQSAAVDMAQQVLGVLRRPFALHGRELYVAASVGISVSPQAGRDASSLRRHADLAMYRAKSRKLGYAVFEQEMNRRTLERLQLASDLRHAVENQELELHYQPQVNLSAGQVVGAEALLRWRHPQLGMVSPAQFIPLAEETGLIVPLGEWVLRQACRQAVRWTAASRATLRIAVNVSALQFERPDFVSIVAACLHDSGLEPEQLELELTESVVMQDIQESSARMTALRALGVRLAVDDFGTGHSSLSYLQRLPLNVLKIDRSFVQQVSGVESALGVVKAIVALAQHLGLGTVAEGIETKEEWRLLRELGCVDGQGFFFGRPAEAGKGWPVTATE
- a CDS encoding helix-turn-helix domain-containing protein, with the protein product MTAPSPTPFQVKTLAQAEALLDFAYGARLLEKFMEPSTSSQAAHALAEPANRVAYHVRKLTEAGLLRVAGRQGKRVLYQVTAQTFHVPRALVQLDEPLTLIEPAMRDITTAYAHAILEWQTRNAADTLAGDGSHLIVQLDGQPQADQGEAQPQTPEGPYAPAMRMRTLQITPEQYRRAQAAMDRILTDLTSEEDTSCARRCTFVIMGFAGDLHDI
- a CDS encoding M23 family metallopeptidase, whose amino-acid sequence is MNTKTRLLIGTLATSVALSLSASAAVLPVRGDDLAGNERYLTFVHTGGVQAEGKDIGARRYITDTQWSAFKPDATNPKDLNSWVVYGKPFYAMASGTVVACWRNAPENIPGSLHPQYKPGFKFAGGGNHLWILQDDGTYALYAHAQPGSIPANICPHNAPLFTGNSGKGGSPDIEPEARVTNGARISAGQFLGRVGNSGSSESGPHLHVHMEKGGKPVPMAFDRGLTTPFTGGKVSLNGPWTPLAGNALPESSILIWPARPAGNLTFNGIKGEDYQRLAEHLADSGMMPNLITCTSNGATYNSTWVPKQGDFATYHGMTATVAAERHAALTQQGFKRTSSYTCGSVTVAVWRK
- a CDS encoding CPBP family intramembrane glutamic endopeptidase, with amino-acid sequence MQTLTVSPTATPAVRNTWRRFSLLRILLGALTVTLPVVLTMFLAQHFIPQPLRASWPSLLAALLCVAGYRLYMRWAEQRPMHAFSRAYAGPEVGAGALVGGGLFLTVMGILTAAGAYQITGNSGVTAMLAPLSGMVLVALFEEILFRGVLFRNLERALGSWAALPVSALLFGLAHLPNAHAGPVAIAATIVAGLTFSAAYMVTRRLWLAVGMHFAWNTMSDAIFSVPTSGHPARGFLQGHLSGPDWLSGGAYGVEASVVTLVVFAMASVALLVVAYRRGQFVTNAALLEREQS